Proteins encoded in a region of the Candidatus Equadaptatus faecalis genome:
- a CDS encoding TIM barrel protein yields METGRLRFTNVKLGGTSWVLPGGGSFSDNMKKLSADVDDMEIVLWDNKYGCNIPSKDDVKRLRGLREELGMSCCVHFSTNVSFETSPEGRTLCEDKCLRTMELFRDLDPYAWVLHLHGELFGPVPSNDMDWFYEATRKSSLRLASATDEPWKICAENLDFSLDYIIETVKEAGFSICLDLGHLVHVQEDVKANVEKFLPYTRILHLHGVKPDLTDHVDLSYYDQNLLEWIFRRLADGTDRIMDLEVFEADYDKSIEILRKFKAERNL; encoded by the coding sequence ATGGAAACAGGCAGACTGCGCTTCACCAACGTAAAACTCGGCGGAACATCCTGGGTGCTTCCCGGCGGCGGTTCTTTTTCTGACAACATGAAAAAACTGTCTGCCGATGTTGACGACATGGAGATTGTCCTTTGGGACAACAAATACGGGTGCAATATTCCCTCAAAGGATGACGTAAAACGGCTGCGCGGCCTGCGTGAAGAACTCGGTATGAGCTGCTGCGTGCATTTCTCGACCAACGTCAGTTTTGAAACGTCACCTGAAGGCAGAACACTCTGCGAAGACAAATGCCTCCGCACCATGGAACTTTTTCGTGACCTTGACCCGTACGCGTGGGTACTTCATCTGCACGGAGAACTTTTCGGTCCCGTACCAAGCAATGATATGGATTGGTTCTACGAAGCCACGCGCAAATCCTCGCTCAGGCTTGCCTCTGCAACGGACGAACCGTGGAAAATCTGCGCGGAAAATCTTGATTTCAGTCTCGACTATATAATAGAAACGGTAAAAGAGGCAGGTTTTTCAATCTGCCTCGATCTCGGACATCTCGTTCACGTGCAGGAGGACGTGAAGGCTAACGTTGAAAAATTCCTGCCTTACACGAGAATACTGCATCTTCACGGCGTAAAGCCTGATTTAACCGACCACGTTGATTTAAGCTACTACGATCAGAATTTACTGGAATGGATATTCCGACGCCTTGCCGACGGAACGGATCGCATAATGGACCTTGAAGTTTTTGAAGCCGACTACGACAAATCCATAGAAATACTGCGAAAATTCAAGGCGGAAAGGAATTTGTAA
- a CDS encoding TonB-dependent receptor, which produces MKRSLLVFMLLTALLCVSVPASADGGKAAKVQQLSAVEVTGSRVADSIADVPAQTYVLTDKEIAQSGATNLADALARVPGVSSLVNNNGLAFQRSVSVRGFTTEVSVLVDGVQYTNPLHGAGEMGAPNLNTIPLESIERIEIVKGAGSALYGSDAGGAVINVITKKGAEKTSAYLKTEGGNGGYFRGSFRGTVAEDGLVGTVGYSRTVENDDHVYDIYGSKLKSFYGNDYVVRLEKGKWAFSGSFGDSESAYDSFDTWYGTGFNEIGRKDKYARLNLQYKDARTTGRVFYNKAEYDYPLEMNPSGLYYNKFDTESLGLTFNRKELFDKWKLVWGADVRRDKVDYKNYVDPSADYDLARTNTAPYLEANLMLGEANLDLGLRFDHWNVNNGETENQLLPRIALSWANKNDVMFYASAGRFFSMPTFYQLMGETSMWVSPNPELNPEKGWSFELGTKAASAKNPWSFNVFYTMLDDAIVFDYDPETYISQYKNINEKRAWGAEGKYTWNFAKNWSYAQQLSYTRAEEKAQNSSDWTRSTDPRWDVAGFLNYNNKNFDAEINWHLYTDREFTYRATPEVDDGSIFLVNASLNYKWKNETLRFACTNLFDKKYYTNASGYLGAERRVIFSWQHEF; this is translated from the coding sequence ATGAAAAGAAGTCTTCTGGTTTTCATGCTGCTGACAGCCTTGCTGTGTGTTTCGGTGCCGGCTTCAGCCGACGGCGGCAAAGCGGCAAAGGTTCAGCAGCTCAGTGCGGTCGAAGTTACAGGTTCGCGCGTGGCTGACAGCATCGCCGACGTTCCGGCACAGACGTATGTGCTTACAGACAAAGAAATTGCACAGTCAGGCGCGACTAATTTAGCTGATGCTCTTGCCCGCGTTCCAGGCGTCAGTTCGCTTGTGAACAACAACGGGCTCGCTTTCCAGAGAAGCGTTTCGGTGCGCGGTTTTACAACAGAAGTTTCCGTGCTTGTCGACGGCGTGCAGTACACAAACCCGCTGCACGGTGCAGGCGAAATGGGCGCTCCTAACCTGAACACTATACCTCTTGAAAGTATTGAGCGTATTGAAATCGTAAAGGGCGCAGGCTCGGCGCTTTACGGCTCAGACGCCGGAGGCGCCGTCATCAACGTTATAACAAAGAAAGGCGCGGAAAAAACCTCGGCATATCTTAAAACAGAAGGCGGAAACGGCGGATATTTCAGGGGAAGCTTCCGCGGAACCGTTGCGGAAGACGGACTTGTCGGCACGGTAGGCTACAGCAGAACCGTTGAAAACGACGACCATGTTTATGACATCTACGGCTCAAAATTGAAAAGCTTTTACGGAAACGACTACGTTGTACGCCTCGAGAAAGGCAAATGGGCGTTTTCAGGCAGCTTCGGAGATTCCGAATCAGCTTATGACAGCTTCGATACGTGGTACGGTACAGGTTTTAACGAGATCGGCAGAAAAGACAAATACGCCCGCCTGAATCTTCAGTACAAGGATGCGCGCACAACAGGACGCGTGTTTTACAACAAGGCGGAATACGATTATCCGCTTGAAATGAACCCAAGCGGACTTTATTACAATAAATTTGACACGGAATCTCTCGGCCTGACGTTCAACAGAAAAGAGCTGTTTGACAAATGGAAGCTCGTCTGGGGTGCCGACGTACGCAGGGACAAGGTCGATTATAAGAATTACGTTGACCCTTCGGCGGATTACGACCTGGCAAGAACAAACACAGCGCCGTATCTTGAAGCAAACCTTATGCTCGGCGAAGCCAATCTTGACCTCGGTCTGCGTTTTGACCACTGGAACGTCAATAACGGCGAAACTGAAAATCAGCTGCTGCCGAGAATTGCCTTAAGCTGGGCAAACAAAAACGACGTCATGTTCTACGCATCTGCCGGACGCTTCTTCTCCATGCCTACCTTCTACCAGCTTATGGGTGAAACTTCAATGTGGGTGTCGCCGAATCCTGAACTCAATCCGGAAAAAGGCTGGAGTTTTGAACTCGGCACAAAGGCTGCATCTGCAAAAAATCCGTGGTCCTTCAACGTCTTTTACACAATGCTTGACGATGCCATAGTCTTTGATTACGACCCTGAAACCTATATATCGCAATATAAAAACATAAATGAAAAACGCGCGTGGGGAGCCGAAGGAAAATACACTTGGAACTTCGCCAAAAACTGGAGCTATGCCCAGCAGCTCAGCTACACAAGGGCAGAAGAAAAGGCACAGAACAGTTCAGACTGGACCCGCTCGACAGACCCGCGCTGGGACGTTGCAGGCTTTCTGAACTACAACAATAAAAACTTTGACGCGGAAATAAACTGGCACCTCTACACAGACAGAGAATTTACCTATCGTGCAACACCTGAAGTCGACGACGGAAGCATTTTCCTTGTAAATGCTTCGCTGAACTACAAATGGAAAAACGAAACCCTGCGTTTTGCCTGCACCAACCTGTTTGACAAAAAATATTACACAAACGCTTCCGGCTATCTCGGCGCGGAACGCCGCGTAATATTCAGCTGGCAGCATGAATTTTAA